Proteins from a single region of Chromobacterium sp. ATCC 53434:
- a CDS encoding SLBB domain-containing protein has translation MTASILKSGAKSLLALCLLAGSASLHAAGNANVSYPNTTMPGYETDNANGLPSIGNLPAGAGAFGGERNPQSLPQGFRQPGMPQQGMQQQGNSYPRRYLDDNGYEINPLDGKPKLPPFTDYVKKATEQTLPLFGSRLFLNPGNNFDAPDGVQVNPDYVIGSGDQLQVKGWGMVDIDLTLTVDRNGAVYLPRVGSIAVAGTRYRDLQGVLKKSVSRVFNNFDLSVSLLQSRSVQVYVVGHARQPGSYTLNAMSTLLNALLKAGGPDDSGSLRNVALMRDGKTVARVDLYAILVNGDKSTDQTLRDGDVIQVPAAGPRVALLGDVKTPAIYEFRRGETAADLLHWAGGLESAAEGKELAVEKSVDNRFVSLVRTRDAGDQLAAVPLQASDIFRLHSPGAQPVSVLKTDEYVSVGGEVGHTGTFQISKGETLRQLIMRLGGVTDDGYVFATELKRESIRQMQQQRLDEVATRFEKELEQSAAGRLSKLTDKDAIASVSAEVERQRQIAAKLRTVKAEGRVVLELKDGGAAVKDLPDLELQDGDKVDIPRRPGTINVLGAVYQSNAFIYRPQRSVSDYLGLAGGVVDSGDKSSTYVLRADGTVASSNNGGWFTGINGQRVNPGDTIVVPEDLNAGSWTQSLKEWTSILYQFGLGAAGLKVLK, from the coding sequence ATGACTGCGAGCATTCTGAAATCGGGGGCCAAATCACTGCTGGCCTTGTGTCTGCTGGCCGGCAGCGCCAGCCTGCACGCGGCCGGCAACGCCAATGTCAGTTATCCGAACACCACGATGCCCGGCTACGAAACCGACAACGCCAACGGCCTGCCGTCGATAGGCAATCTGCCGGCCGGCGCGGGCGCCTTCGGCGGCGAGCGCAACCCGCAGTCGCTGCCGCAAGGCTTTCGCCAGCCCGGCATGCCGCAACAAGGCATGCAGCAGCAAGGCAACAGCTACCCCAGGCGCTATCTGGACGACAACGGCTATGAAATCAACCCGCTGGACGGCAAGCCCAAGCTGCCGCCGTTCACCGACTACGTCAAGAAGGCCACCGAGCAGACGCTGCCGCTGTTCGGCAGCCGTCTCTTCCTCAATCCGGGCAACAACTTCGACGCCCCGGACGGCGTGCAGGTCAACCCGGACTACGTGATAGGCAGCGGCGACCAGCTGCAGGTCAAGGGCTGGGGCATGGTCGACATCGACCTGACGCTGACGGTGGACCGCAACGGCGCCGTCTACCTGCCGCGCGTCGGCAGCATCGCGGTGGCCGGCACGCGCTATCGGGATCTGCAGGGCGTGCTGAAGAAGAGCGTCAGCCGGGTATTCAACAATTTCGACCTCAGCGTCAGCCTGCTGCAAAGCCGTTCGGTGCAGGTCTACGTGGTCGGCCACGCGCGCCAGCCCGGCAGCTACACGCTGAACGCGATGAGCACGCTGTTGAACGCGCTCTTGAAGGCCGGCGGCCCGGACGACAGCGGCAGCCTGCGCAATGTCGCGCTGATGCGCGACGGCAAGACGGTGGCCCGGGTGGACCTGTACGCCATCCTGGTCAACGGCGACAAATCGACCGACCAGACGCTGCGCGACGGCGACGTGATCCAGGTGCCAGCGGCCGGCCCCAGGGTGGCGCTGCTCGGCGACGTCAAGACGCCGGCAATCTACGAGTTCCGTCGCGGCGAAACCGCAGCCGACCTGCTGCACTGGGCCGGCGGGCTGGAATCGGCGGCGGAAGGCAAGGAGCTGGCGGTGGAGAAAAGCGTCGACAACCGCTTCGTCAGCCTGGTACGGACCCGCGATGCCGGCGACCAGCTGGCCGCCGTGCCGCTGCAGGCCAGCGACATCTTCCGGCTGCACTCGCCGGGCGCCCAGCCGGTCAGCGTGCTGAAGACCGACGAATACGTCAGCGTCGGCGGCGAAGTCGGACATACCGGCACCTTCCAGATCAGCAAGGGCGAAACCTTGCGCCAGCTGATCATGCGGCTGGGCGGCGTCACCGACGACGGCTATGTGTTCGCCACCGAGTTGAAACGCGAAAGCATACGCCAGATGCAGCAGCAACGGCTGGACGAGGTGGCCACCCGCTTCGAGAAGGAGCTGGAACAGAGCGCCGCCGGCCGGCTGTCCAAGCTGACCGACAAGGACGCCATCGCCTCGGTCAGCGCCGAAGTGGAGCGCCAGCGGCAGATCGCCGCCAAGCTGCGCACCGTCAAGGCCGAAGGCCGGGTGGTGCTGGAATTGAAGGACGGCGGCGCCGCCGTCAAGGACCTGCCTGACCTGGAATTGCAGGACGGCGACAAGGTGGACATTCCGCGCCGTCCCGGCACCATCAACGTGTTGGGCGCCGTCTATCAGAGCAATGCCTTCATCTACCGGCCGCAGCGCTCGGTCAGCGACTATCTGGGGCTGGCCGGCGGCGTGGTCGACAGCGGCGACAAGTCGTCCACCTACGTGCTGCGCGCCGACGGCACCGTCGCCAGCAGCAATAACGGCGGCTGGTTCACCGGCATCAACGGCCAGCGCGTCAATCCCGGCGACACCATCGTGGTGCCGGAGGACCTGAACGCCGGCAGCTGGACGCAGTCGCTGAAGGAGTGGACCTCCATCCTCTACCAGTTCGGCCTCGGCGCGGCCGGTCTGAAAGTGCTGAAGTAA
- a CDS encoding multidrug effflux MFS transporter, which produces MSASSRSHFGLAFLLAALSTLGPFSIDTFLPAMRAIGDSLAVSPLEMQQALTVYLFCYALMMLWHGSISDAIGRRPVVLATSLLFGLASVGCALSQSLGMLLLFRALQGLCGGAGLVVGRAIIRDKLDGAAAQRLMSQVTMLFSLSPAIAPVVGGWLFGAFGWHSIFIFMGLIGFALFALCWFGLEETHPAHARQPLRARQLLANYWQVARARDFQLLTAAVSFNFAGFFLYVPSAPVFLMQHLHLGPSQFLWLFGPAVCGIMFGAYLSGRMAGHFSQREIVTRGYWLMFVAAGLNLAYNLSVRQLALPWAVLPLALYTTGMSLAAPSITLNLMDQFPSLRGTVSSLQGFFQTMLSSLVAGALAPLAWASPLRLAGSMCALLALGFVCRMGYRLRMRARGS; this is translated from the coding sequence ATGTCCGCTTCCTCGCGCAGTCATTTCGGTCTGGCCTTCCTGTTGGCGGCCCTGTCCACCCTTGGCCCTTTTTCCATCGACACCTTTTTGCCGGCGATGCGCGCCATCGGCGACAGTCTGGCGGTGTCGCCGCTGGAGATGCAGCAGGCCCTCACCGTCTACTTGTTCTGTTACGCGCTGATGATGCTGTGGCATGGCTCGATTTCCGACGCCATCGGCCGCCGGCCGGTGGTGCTGGCGACCTCGCTGCTGTTCGGCCTGGCCTCGGTCGGCTGCGCGCTGTCGCAGAGCCTGGGCATGCTGCTGCTGTTCCGCGCCTTGCAGGGCTTGTGCGGCGGGGCCGGCCTGGTGGTGGGGCGGGCCATCATCCGCGACAAGCTGGACGGCGCGGCGGCGCAGCGGCTGATGTCGCAGGTGACGATGCTGTTCTCCTTGTCGCCGGCGATCGCGCCGGTGGTCGGCGGCTGGCTGTTCGGCGCCTTCGGCTGGCATTCGATCTTCATCTTCATGGGTCTGATCGGCTTCGCGCTGTTCGCGCTGTGCTGGTTCGGCCTGGAGGAGACCCACCCGGCCCATGCGCGCCAGCCGCTGCGCGCCCGCCAGTTGCTGGCCAATTACTGGCAGGTGGCCAGGGCGCGCGATTTCCAGCTGCTGACCGCGGCGGTGTCGTTCAATTTCGCCGGCTTCTTCCTGTATGTGCCGTCGGCGCCGGTCTTCCTGATGCAGCATCTGCACCTGGGGCCCAGCCAGTTTCTGTGGCTGTTCGGCCCGGCGGTGTGCGGCATCATGTTCGGCGCCTATCTGTCGGGCCGGATGGCCGGCCATTTCAGCCAGCGCGAGATCGTGACGCGCGGTTACTGGCTGATGTTCGTCGCGGCGGGATTGAATCTGGCCTACAACCTGTCGGTCCGCCAGTTGGCGCTGCCGTGGGCGGTGCTGCCGCTGGCGCTGTACACCACCGGCATGTCGCTGGCCGCGCCGTCGATCACGCTGAACCTGATGGACCAGTTCCCGTCGCTGCGCGGCACGGTGTCGTCGCTGCAGGGATTCTTCCAGACCATGTTGTCCAGCCTGGTGGCCGGCGCGCTGGCGCCGCTGGCATGGGCCAGCCCCTTGAGGCTGGCCGGGTCGATGTGCGCGCTGCTGGCGTTGGGCTTCGTCTGCCGCATGGGCTACCGTCTGCGGATGCGCGCGCGCGGCAGCTGA
- a CDS encoding Wzz/FepE/Etk N-terminal domain-containing protein: MQTANPAQGNDEIDLVTIWERLWQRRRWIAVSTLLFGALALIYCLVARPVFTATATIMPPQQQNNSMGMLLGQLGGLTGGSGGLAGLKTPNDLYIGILQSRTVADGLIRRFQLKRHYDISSQDRARAELRARSQFSSGKDGLITINVDDTDPKFAAALANGYIDELKTVNQSLAVTDAAKRRLFFEQQMRQTKDLLADAEAALRKTQEKTGMIQLEGQLPAIVGSVTQLRANIAAKEVQLEAMRSYATTQNPLYIRTEQELGGLREQLAKLETGSSNGGDLMVPTGKVAQSGLEYLRRLRDVKYQETIFELLAKQYELARIDESKDSSLIQVLDSAVTPEKKSRPKRAIIMLMALFAGAVVGAATALLRTQLAEQGRLRRERQPALALRGES, translated from the coding sequence ATGCAAACCGCAAATCCGGCGCAAGGCAATGATGAAATCGATCTGGTGACGATCTGGGAGCGATTGTGGCAGCGCCGGCGGTGGATCGCCGTCAGCACGCTGCTGTTCGGCGCGCTGGCGCTGATCTACTGCCTGGTGGCCAGGCCGGTCTTTACCGCCACCGCCACCATCATGCCGCCTCAACAGCAGAACAACAGCATGGGCATGCTGCTGGGCCAGCTGGGCGGCCTCACCGGCGGCTCCGGCGGCTTGGCCGGCCTGAAAACCCCCAACGACCTCTATATCGGCATTCTGCAAAGCCGCACCGTCGCCGACGGGCTGATCCGGCGCTTCCAGCTGAAGCGGCATTACGACATCAGCTCGCAGGACCGCGCGCGCGCGGAGCTACGGGCCCGCTCGCAGTTCAGCAGCGGCAAGGACGGCCTGATCACCATCAACGTCGACGATACCGATCCGAAATTCGCCGCCGCGCTGGCCAACGGCTACATCGACGAATTGAAGACGGTGAACCAGTCGCTGGCGGTCACCGACGCCGCCAAGCGCCGGCTGTTCTTCGAACAGCAGATGAGACAGACCAAGGATCTGCTGGCCGACGCCGAGGCGGCGCTGCGCAAGACCCAGGAGAAGACCGGCATGATACAGCTGGAAGGCCAGCTGCCCGCCATCGTCGGCTCGGTCACCCAGCTGCGCGCCAATATCGCCGCCAAGGAGGTCCAGCTGGAAGCGATGCGAAGCTACGCCACCACGCAGAACCCGCTGTACATCCGCACCGAGCAGGAACTGGGCGGTTTGCGAGAGCAGCTGGCCAAACTGGAGACCGGCAGCAGCAACGGCGGCGACCTGATGGTGCCGACCGGCAAGGTGGCGCAAAGCGGGCTGGAATACCTGCGCCGGCTGCGCGACGTAAAATACCAGGAAACCATCTTCGAATTGCTGGCCAAGCAATACGAGCTGGCCCGGATAGACGAATCGAAGGATTCCTCGCTGATCCAGGTGCTGGACTCGGCGGTGACGCCGGAAAAGAAGAGCCGCCCGAAGCGGGCGATCATCATGCTAATGGCGCTGTTCGCCGGCGCGGTGGTCGGCGCCGCGACGGCGCTCTTGCGGACGCAACTGGCCGAACAGGGCCGCCTGCGCCGCGAACGCCAGCCCGCGCTGGCGCTGCGCGGCGAAAGCTGA